A single region of the Fimbriimonadaceae bacterium genome encodes:
- a CDS encoding RNA polymerase sigma factor RpoD/SigA encodes MSRDFEQIDSEDSIPSYLNRLTKEPLLTPEEELYLTRAVQAGDQGARQRLIEANMRLVINIAKSYRSRAVPLEDLIQEGAIGLMQAAERFDPNKGFRFSTYATHWIRQAIGRAIDNKSKAIRLPAHVSQSLRKVERERIRLVRELGKDPTTEQLASAIGVSAKKLTTLIQSSQEMLSLDMQVGDSSGTTLGGLIRDPKSGDPEQNIVDGELMNELTRILAELNEREQKVMRMRFRLDGNADAALQEEIAKEMKLSRERIRQIEVQAIKKLRLLAQRRRLKEMLG; translated from the coding sequence ATGTCAAGGGATTTTGAGCAAATCGATTCCGAAGACAGCATACCGAGCTATCTAAATAGGCTCACGAAGGAACCGCTGTTGACTCCTGAAGAGGAGCTTTACCTGACGCGGGCCGTACAGGCTGGCGATCAGGGAGCGCGGCAACGCCTGATCGAAGCCAATATGCGCTTGGTCATCAACATCGCCAAGTCGTATCGCAGCCGCGCCGTACCGCTCGAAGACCTCATTCAAGAAGGCGCCATCGGGTTGATGCAGGCCGCCGAGAGGTTCGACCCGAACAAAGGTTTCCGGTTCTCTACTTACGCAACCCACTGGATTCGACAGGCTATCGGTAGAGCCATCGACAACAAGAGCAAAGCCATCCGGCTTCCTGCTCACGTGTCCCAATCTTTGAGGAAGGTGGAGCGCGAACGCATCCGACTCGTTCGCGAGCTTGGAAAGGACCCGACCACGGAGCAACTCGCCTCCGCCATCGGTGTCTCCGCCAAGAAACTGACGACCTTGATCCAATCCTCACAAGAGATGCTCAGCCTCGACATGCAAGTGGGCGACAGTTCGGGCACCACCCTTGGCGGACTCATTCGCGACCCGAAGTCGGGCGACCCCGAACAAAACATCGTCGATGGTGAACTGATGAACGAATTGACGCGCATTCTGGCTGAGCTCAATGAGCGCGAGCAGAAAGTGATGCGCATGAGGTTCCGGCTGGATGGAAATGCCGATGCCGCGCTTCAAGAGGAGATCGCCAAAGAGATGAAACTCTCCCGCGAGCGCATCCGGCAGATTGAGGTTCAAGCCATCAAAAAGCTGCGGCTCCTCGCTCAGCGTCGTCGGTTAAAGGAAATGCTGGGCTAA
- the tatC gene encoding twin-arginine translocase subunit TatC, which produces MPVKLKRNQRRNSSGDPEEFRMSLGDHFEEIRSRIVRVVIVITVLWIIGWYLEKPLYDLLNNVIGDVVEIYKKTHPDFVYAEPFSTMTAPFMLKFKLSFMIAIGIALPYLILEIWGFVSPGLREKEQKPIKRLAPISVFLFFLGAFFCWLILPQTFAWFLSYLEEFPGTSLFQEPGTMVFFTLKLILAFGIGFQLPLVVYLAAKIGLVTPETLQHYWRHGAVFVFFASAILTPSNDAFTMLMMAVPLTILLMLSIFFVKLTMRDKGEGDPELNDLD; this is translated from the coding sequence ATGCCCGTCAAGCTCAAGCGTAATCAGCGACGAAACTCTTCCGGTGATCCGGAAGAGTTTCGTATGTCTTTGGGCGACCATTTTGAGGAGATACGGTCTCGAATTGTACGCGTGGTCATCGTCATCACCGTCCTCTGGATTATCGGCTGGTACCTGGAAAAGCCGCTTTATGACCTGCTAAATAACGTCATCGGTGACGTTGTCGAAATCTACAAGAAAACTCACCCCGACTTTGTCTACGCGGAACCGTTCTCCACGATGACGGCTCCGTTCATGCTCAAATTTAAGCTCTCCTTCATGATCGCCATCGGCATCGCCCTGCCCTACCTGATACTTGAGATTTGGGGGTTTGTTTCGCCAGGGCTGAGAGAGAAAGAGCAGAAGCCGATCAAGAGACTTGCCCCGATTAGCGTTTTCCTATTCTTTCTGGGTGCATTCTTCTGCTGGCTGATCCTTCCCCAAACGTTCGCATGGTTTCTGAGTTATCTTGAGGAATTCCCAGGCACTTCACTTTTCCAAGAGCCGGGGACGATGGTCTTCTTCACGCTCAAGCTGATTCTGGCTTTTGGGATCGGTTTTCAGCTTCCCTTGGTCGTGTATTTGGCGGCAAAAATCGGGCTTGTCACGCCTGAGACACTTCAGCATTATTGGCGGCACGGTGCGGTTTTCGTCTTCTTCGCCTCTGCCATCCTCACGCCGAGCAACGACGCCTTTACCATGCTGATGATGGCGGTGCCGCTGACGATCCTGCTGATGCTCAGCATCTTCTTCGTGAAGCTGACAATGCGCGATAAGGGTGAAGGCGATCCCGAATTGAACGATCTGGATTAG
- a CDS encoding DEAD/DEAH box helicase: MKPHPLNILHQFAEEFSLDLNQFTMPAMPGRFAELQGKLHPRLSERLAELGFDKLYSHQAEAIDHALMGINTVLATGTSSGKTLAFLAPILNACYSEPNARALILYPTKALSQDQLASFQNVIGTEPVRLSTYDGDTPKSQRSTIRKSAHIVISNPDMLHLGILPSHELWTPFLRNLRYIVLDEMHTYTGVFGSHVGGIIRRLLRLCAWHNAKPTIIAATATTANPQEHFRLLTSREAMIVLEDGAPKPERTYAFAWRRLDASTRPASQNQLTGSLLANLTQSGCRSLAFNQSRTASELVQKYAATQLELSGEGQGNKIDSYRGGYTPKERREIEKRFRSGDLLGIASTNALELGIDIGGLDVVLMNGYPGSIASYWQQAGRSGRGKRPGLAVMLAADNPLDFLIVSDPERFLRTNFGGSPLNPGNPAILSQQIKCAAYERALGPEEIDAFGMTAGQVVADLEAGGELTFSAGRYFYPEFDAPAPKVNIRSAGGDVFKIVTKDGELGTMEYWRVLQSGFPGAVYLHRGQTYVVNELDLISKEVKVETQDVAHYTTALLRGSSNELIEIDRRAQGLFEVGLCSVQIHEHVDEYQRRSLDGSKTSDTEPLDLPSIDYQTLAVRFEAKFPAEDEVASLHGFEHALLATAPLIAGCSPQDIGSVWFVELPEHEGSVLYIYDRAPGGIGLTEILYESVTEWIESAKDLLLSCSCTGGCPRCLLLPRCPDGNDVLSKLGALEWLERALDSR, from the coding sequence ATGAAGCCGCATCCGCTCAATATCCTGCACCAATTCGCTGAAGAGTTTTCGCTGGACCTCAACCAGTTCACCATGCCCGCGATGCCGGGGCGATTCGCCGAGCTTCAGGGCAAGCTGCACCCTCGGCTGTCGGAAAGACTGGCAGAGTTGGGGTTCGACAAGCTCTATAGCCACCAGGCCGAAGCCATTGACCACGCGCTCATGGGGATCAACACGGTGTTAGCAACCGGTACGAGCAGCGGCAAGACTTTGGCCTTCCTGGCCCCCATCCTCAACGCTTGCTACAGCGAGCCCAACGCCCGTGCGCTTATTCTCTACCCAACCAAAGCGCTCTCACAGGATCAATTGGCCTCTTTCCAGAACGTGATCGGCACCGAACCCGTGCGATTGTCGACCTATGACGGCGACACGCCGAAGAGCCAACGTTCGACGATCCGCAAGAGCGCGCACATCGTGATCTCTAACCCCGACATGCTCCATCTCGGCATCCTGCCATCGCACGAACTTTGGACGCCCTTTCTTCGCAACCTTCGCTACATCGTGCTGGATGAGATGCACACCTACACCGGAGTTTTCGGCTCGCATGTCGGAGGGATTATTCGGCGGCTGCTGCGGCTCTGCGCTTGGCACAACGCCAAACCCACAATCATCGCCGCCACCGCTACAACCGCAAACCCCCAAGAGCACTTTCGACTGCTTACCTCTAGGGAGGCGATGATTGTGCTTGAAGACGGCGCACCAAAGCCCGAACGAACCTACGCATTTGCATGGAGGCGGCTTGACGCAAGCACACGCCCAGCATCGCAAAATCAGCTCACTGGGTCGTTGCTGGCGAACCTAACCCAGTCCGGGTGCCGATCACTCGCCTTTAACCAAAGCAGAACAGCGAGCGAACTCGTACAGAAGTATGCGGCAACGCAACTTGAACTCTCTGGCGAGGGGCAAGGCAACAAGATCGACAGCTATCGAGGAGGCTACACGCCCAAAGAGCGCCGGGAAATCGAGAAGAGGTTTCGGTCGGGAGACCTCCTTGGAATCGCAAGCACCAATGCTCTGGAGCTAGGCATCGACATTGGTGGGCTCGACGTTGTGCTGATGAACGGCTACCCTGGCTCAATCGCGTCATATTGGCAGCAGGCTGGGCGATCCGGGCGAGGGAAACGACCTGGTCTTGCCGTGATGCTCGCGGCGGATAACCCGCTGGATTTTCTTATCGTGTCGGACCCGGAACGTTTCTTGCGAACAAACTTTGGCGGCTCCCCCTTAAACCCAGGCAATCCAGCAATCCTAAGCCAGCAAATCAAGTGCGCGGCTTACGAACGGGCGCTTGGGCCGGAGGAGATTGATGCGTTTGGGATGACGGCTGGGCAAGTTGTGGCGGACCTTGAAGCTGGGGGGGAACTCACGTTTTCGGCGGGTCGATACTTCTATCCCGAGTTTGACGCCCCGGCACCCAAGGTCAACATCCGATCCGCCGGTGGGGATGTGTTTAAGATCGTCACGAAGGATGGCGAACTGGGCACGATGGAGTATTGGCGCGTACTGCAATCGGGATTTCCGGGCGCTGTTTACCTACACCGAGGCCAAACCTATGTGGTTAATGAGCTTGATCTCATCTCGAAAGAGGTCAAAGTGGAGACGCAGGACGTTGCCCACTACACCACAGCCCTGCTTCGAGGCTCCTCGAACGAGTTGATCGAGATAGATCGGCGGGCACAAGGACTATTCGAGGTCGGGTTATGCTCCGTTCAGATTCACGAGCACGTCGATGAATATCAAAGACGGTCCTTAGATGGCTCAAAAACCTCCGACACCGAGCCTTTGGATCTTCCCTCGATCGACTATCAGACTCTTGCTGTTCGATTTGAAGCCAAGTTCCCGGCAGAGGATGAGGTTGCTTCCCTTCATGGGTTCGAGCACGCTCTGCTTGCAACTGCACCCCTTATCGCCGGCTGTTCGCCACAAGACATCGGCAGTGTTTGGTTTGTGGAACTGCCCGAGCATGAGGGATCTGTGCTCTATATATATGACCGAGCCCCAGGGGGGATTGGGCTCACGGAAATACTTTACGAAAGCGTAACGGAATGGATAGAATCAGCAAAAGATTTGTTGCTCAGTTGCTCCTGCACGGGCGGCTGCCCACGCTGCCTATTGCTCCCGAGATGTCCCGATGGCAACGACGTTCTTTCTAAACTGGGGGCGCTGGAATGGTTGGAACGTGCGCTGGACAGTCGATAG
- the aroF gene encoding 3-deoxy-7-phosphoheptulonate synthase, which produces MIVLMQFGATEEQIQAVVSSIESYDLEALVLPGDRVAIGIPSAIPQEIRDMLESALSGLSGVSKVTQVSRPYKLASREWQRTSTVVDVGGEKIGSGAFTVMAGPCSIESYDQLLDSAKIVKESGATFLRGGAFKPRTSPYAFQGLAKEGLQIMQQVGKETGLKTITEVMSADLVGMVAEHVDVLQIGARSMQNFPLLIEAGKSGKPIFLKRGPAAIIDEFLLAAEYVLNQGNPNVILCERGIIPLDRSYTRNTLDLAAVLVLKEHSHLPVIVDPSHGTGVARFVSAMAKAALIVGADGVMVEMHPDPTKALSDGSQALPPKQYTDMMGELKTLQAQVARPQ; this is translated from the coding sequence ATGATCGTGTTGATGCAGTTTGGCGCCACAGAGGAGCAGATACAGGCCGTCGTTTCCAGTATTGAAAGCTACGACCTGGAGGCGCTAGTCCTGCCCGGTGACCGTGTGGCGATCGGCATCCCCAGCGCAATCCCCCAAGAGATTCGAGACATGCTGGAGAGCGCCCTGTCTGGGCTTTCCGGCGTCAGCAAGGTCACCCAGGTTAGCCGACCGTACAAACTTGCCTCGCGAGAGTGGCAGCGAACCTCAACTGTTGTGGATGTTGGCGGGGAGAAGATTGGATCCGGGGCCTTCACGGTGATGGCGGGACCCTGCTCCATCGAATCCTACGACCAACTGCTCGATTCGGCGAAGATTGTCAAGGAGAGCGGAGCCACATTCCTACGGGGTGGCGCATTCAAACCCCGAACCTCGCCGTATGCCTTTCAAGGGCTTGCAAAAGAGGGGCTGCAAATCATGCAGCAGGTCGGCAAAGAGACGGGGCTGAAAACGATCACCGAAGTCATGAGCGCAGACCTCGTCGGGATGGTCGCCGAACATGTCGATGTGCTTCAAATTGGGGCTCGATCCATGCAGAACTTCCCTCTCCTCATCGAGGCTGGGAAGAGCGGCAAGCCGATCTTCTTGAAGCGTGGACCAGCTGCCATTATCGACGAATTCCTGCTTGCGGCCGAGTACGTTTTGAATCAGGGCAACCCGAACGTGATCCTCTGCGAGCGCGGCATCATCCCACTGGATCGCAGCTACACCCGCAATACGCTCGATCTTGCGGCAGTTTTGGTGCTAAAGGAGCACTCACACCTGCCGGTCATCGTCGATCCGTCTCACGGCACCGGTGTGGCTCGCTTTGTTTCAGCGATGGCCAAGGCCGCGCTCATCGTCGGAGCGGACGGGGTCATGGTGGAGATGCACCCGGACCCGACCAAGGCGTTGAGCGATGGTTCGCAGGCTCTGCCGCCCAAGCAGTACACCGATATGATGGGCGAGTTGAAGACCCTGCAGGCGCAGGTGGCGAGGCCGCAGTAG
- a CDS encoding NTP transferase domain-containing protein produces the protein MKGVILAAGKGSRLFPVTHHIPKPILPLANRMTLEYAFDRLKELGIHEVCMVVGENEETMKEALGSGEQFGLSLSYVRQLEPKGLAHALGFAKDFVGEESFVMYLGDAIYSEGFQKHAKRFAESGCANLNIVKPVEDPSRFGVANTEGDRIVKLVEKPKHPESNLAMAGLYFFGPQIWEVLPELQPSGRGEYEITDAIQMLIDRGETVLAGVYEGVWYDSGTLDSFLEVSAFLIDGGHLLAPSASVKGHVGSSVVIGAAATVECDAIEDSVVLPGAKVRVQGAIRHSILGGTVESGEDIENQILYGVK, from the coding sequence ATGAAAGGAGTCATCCTCGCCGCCGGAAAGGGATCGCGTCTTTTTCCCGTCACTCACCACATCCCTAAGCCGATTCTGCCTCTTGCGAACCGCATGACGTTGGAATATGCCTTTGACCGGCTGAAGGAGTTGGGCATCCACGAGGTCTGCATGGTCGTCGGGGAGAATGAGGAGACGATGAAGGAGGCGCTCGGGAGTGGTGAGCAATTTGGACTCTCGCTCTCGTACGTGCGGCAACTGGAGCCTAAGGGCCTCGCCCACGCCCTCGGCTTTGCCAAGGACTTCGTCGGAGAAGAGTCGTTCGTGATGTATCTCGGCGATGCGATTTACAGCGAGGGCTTCCAAAAGCATGCAAAGCGCTTTGCTGAGTCCGGCTGCGCGAACCTCAATATCGTCAAACCGGTGGAGGACCCTTCACGCTTTGGCGTCGCCAACACCGAAGGTGACCGGATCGTGAAGCTCGTCGAAAAGCCAAAGCACCCCGAATCTAACCTCGCCATGGCTGGGCTTTACTTCTTCGGTCCGCAGATTTGGGAGGTCTTACCTGAACTTCAACCGAGCGGGCGTGGCGAGTATGAGATCACCGACGCCATCCAAATGTTGATCGACCGTGGCGAAACCGTGCTTGCTGGCGTGTACGAGGGCGTTTGGTACGATTCGGGGACGCTGGACTCGTTCTTGGAGGTCAGCGCTTTTCTTATTGACGGCGGACATCTATTGGCCCCAAGCGCTTCAGTCAAGGGTCATGTCGGCAGTTCTGTCGTGATTGGGGCAGCCGCGACGGTTGAGTGCGACGCGATTGAAGATTCCGTGGTGCTGCCTGGGGCAAAGGTTCGGGTGCAGGGGGCGATCCGGCACTCTATCCTTGGTGGGACCGTTGAATCGGGTGAAGATATCGAGAATCAGATTCTGTACGGTGTGAAATGA
- a CDS encoding acetylornithine transaminase produces the protein METTVDFASLDSQHIIQTYRRYPGVFVRGEGCYVWDEGGKRYLDMLAGIAVCALGHCHPALVEAITSQAKTLMHTSNLMLTPPVAKLAAKLSEISGMERTFFAVCGATANETGLKIGKAHGLKKCPSGDYEIIALRSSFHGRTCGVLSITANEKYQAPFRPLLPNIKFIEPNDVAGMQSAFSAKTAAIVMEPVQGEGGINPMTPAFFQEARRLCDAHDALLLADEVQCGMGRTGTWFYFQQLGAMPDTMALAKGLGSGMPIGACLARGKAAEILSQGMHGSTFGGNPLMAAAGLAVIETIEKEGLRQNASEVGAYLVSSLQGIDSRILEVRGVGLMVGVLFDRPIAREVVRRCLEKGLIINATGEERLRFVPPLILTKAQVDEAVAVLKGVLSEMG, from the coding sequence ATGGAAACGACCGTTGATTTTGCATCTTTAGATAGTCAGCACATTATCCAAACCTACCGCCGATATCCCGGAGTTTTTGTTCGGGGAGAGGGTTGCTACGTTTGGGATGAAGGTGGAAAAAGGTATCTCGATATGCTTGCCGGGATAGCGGTTTGCGCTCTCGGACACTGTCACCCGGCTTTGGTTGAGGCCATTACCAGTCAAGCCAAGACCCTGATGCACACGTCGAATTTGATGCTGACGCCCCCGGTTGCCAAGCTTGCAGCGAAGCTCTCGGAGATCAGCGGCATGGAGCGAACTTTTTTTGCCGTTTGTGGGGCTACGGCAAATGAGACCGGCCTGAAGATCGGCAAAGCTCACGGTTTAAAGAAGTGTCCCAGTGGCGATTACGAGATCATTGCGCTGCGTTCGTCGTTCCACGGACGAACCTGCGGGGTGCTTTCGATCACGGCAAATGAGAAGTATCAAGCGCCGTTTCGTCCGTTGCTTCCCAACATCAAATTTATCGAGCCAAACGATGTGGCTGGCATGCAATCCGCATTTTCAGCGAAAACTGCCGCAATCGTGATGGAGCCCGTTCAGGGCGAGGGCGGCATCAACCCGATGACGCCCGCATTCTTCCAAGAAGCACGACGGCTCTGCGACGCGCACGACGCCCTTCTGCTTGCCGACGAGGTTCAGTGCGGCATGGGGCGCACGGGTACGTGGTTCTACTTCCAGCAGCTTGGCGCGATGCCCGACACCATGGCGCTCGCTAAGGGGCTGGGCTCGGGGATGCCGATCGGGGCCTGCTTGGCGCGGGGCAAGGCAGCAGAGATTCTGAGTCAGGGCATGCACGGCTCAACCTTTGGCGGCAATCCCTTAATGGCGGCGGCTGGACTTGCGGTGATTGAGACGATTGAAAAGGAAGGTCTGCGGCAGAACGCCAGCGAGGTCGGCGCTTATCTGGTGTCGTCTTTGCAGGGGATAGACAGCCGAATCCTTGAGGTAAGAGGAGTTGGCTTAATGGTCGGCGTTCTCTTTGACCGGCCCATAGCCCGAGAGGTCGTTCGCCGATGCTTGGAGAAGGGGCTGATCATCAACGCTACTGGCGAGGAGCGCTTGCGCTTTGTGCCTCCGCTTATCCTCACCAAAGCTCAGGTTGACGAGGCGGTCGCCGTGTTGAAAGGCGTTCTCAGCGAGATGGGTTAG
- a CDS encoding UvrD-helicase domain-containing protein, translating into MSSATSEILLNPEQKQAVEHPDGPVLVFAGAGSGKTRVITARIAWQIQKGVRPSRILAVTFTNKASREMRERIQKIVGPVAEELWMGTFHSICTRLLRIEGTAIGIERNFVIYDTDDQLSLIKDIFKKRNIDEKSIQPRAILHEISSAKEKMLTPEKFSAQAAGYIERVAAEIYGSYNALLKKANALDFDDLIFMAVRLLEQRPEVREKYQERFLQILVDEYQDVNLSQYKLIQYLAGKHRNVMVVGDDDQSIYGWRGADVSLIHRFATDFEGAETIKLQQNYRCTKTILECANEVISRNRSRAQKRLWTENADGAPVSVTQVGTEHDEAMLVAETILAEVRTGRRKYGEYAVLYRTNAQSRVIEEAFLTLRIPHILVGGQRFYERKEIKDMVAYLRLTLNTADDVALRRIINTPPRGIGPGSVTQAEEWAAARQATVWEAVSNPEFFATLQKKAASSIQTFVRSILDAQQLAEQGPVTPVLKHLMNASGYIDALKAEHSQEALGRLDNLQEFLNVTAEYDASSEAPSLSGFLESVALVADIDALQEAGNSVTLMTLHSAKGLEFPVVFLLGLEEGVFPHSRSINTDSGLEEERRLCYVGMTRAQFELHMLYAHRRSLYGQPQFNRPSRFLEDIPQEATTSLVGAGPRYNQEYREIRQERSGEYTVIDRPRNAPTPPTDGRRQLRGPDWKPPFEVGSRVRHGKFGVGVVVACGPLKDDCEVTVAFPGVIGVKKLVQSLAKLEKA; encoded by the coding sequence ATGTCCTCTGCGACCTCCGAAATCCTCCTCAACCCCGAACAAAAGCAGGCTGTCGAACACCCTGATGGCCCGGTGCTTGTCTTTGCCGGCGCTGGTTCGGGCAAGACGCGAGTGATTACGGCTCGCATCGCATGGCAGATCCAAAAGGGCGTGCGGCCCTCGCGCATCCTCGCTGTCACTTTTACCAACAAGGCGTCCCGGGAGATGCGCGAGCGCATCCAAAAAATCGTCGGCCCCGTCGCCGAAGAGCTATGGATGGGCACGTTCCACTCCATCTGCACCCGACTTCTTCGCATTGAGGGCACGGCAATAGGCATCGAGCGCAACTTCGTCATCTACGACACCGACGATCAGCTCAGCCTTATCAAAGACATTTTCAAGAAGCGAAATATTGACGAAAAGAGCATCCAGCCCCGAGCGATCCTCCACGAGATCAGCTCGGCAAAGGAGAAGATGCTAACACCCGAGAAGTTTTCCGCCCAGGCCGCGGGCTATATCGAGCGTGTCGCTGCCGAAATTTACGGTTCGTACAACGCGCTGCTCAAGAAGGCAAACGCGCTCGACTTCGACGATCTGATCTTTATGGCGGTCCGTCTGCTGGAGCAGCGCCCCGAGGTCCGTGAGAAGTACCAAGAGCGGTTTTTGCAGATCTTGGTGGACGAGTATCAGGACGTCAACCTCTCCCAATACAAGCTCATCCAATACCTTGCCGGGAAGCATCGGAATGTCATGGTCGTGGGCGATGACGACCAGTCGATCTACGGCTGGCGCGGGGCCGATGTATCCCTGATCCACCGTTTTGCAACCGACTTCGAAGGAGCCGAGACCATCAAGCTGCAGCAGAATTATCGCTGCACCAAGACGATCCTCGAATGCGCCAACGAGGTGATCTCTCGCAACCGCAGCCGCGCGCAAAAGCGCCTCTGGACGGAGAATGCCGACGGTGCGCCGGTTTCGGTCACCCAAGTTGGGACAGAGCACGATGAGGCGATGCTGGTGGCTGAGACTATCCTGGCGGAGGTGCGCACGGGGCGCAGGAAGTACGGCGAATACGCCGTTCTCTACCGCACGAACGCGCAGAGCCGCGTGATTGAAGAGGCTTTTCTGACGCTGAGGATCCCCCACATCCTCGTCGGAGGGCAGCGGTTCTACGAGCGCAAAGAGATCAAGGACATGGTCGCTTATCTGCGTCTGACCCTCAACACAGCTGACGATGTGGCGCTTCGCCGAATCATCAACACACCTCCCCGAGGCATCGGGCCGGGATCGGTGACCCAAGCCGAGGAGTGGGCGGCAGCGCGTCAGGCCACGGTTTGGGAAGCGGTCAGCAACCCGGAATTTTTTGCGACCCTACAAAAGAAGGCAGCGAGTTCGATTCAAACTTTTGTCCGCAGCATCCTTGACGCCCAGCAATTGGCGGAGCAAGGGCCCGTAACGCCCGTTCTGAAGCACTTGATGAACGCTTCGGGCTATATTGACGCCCTCAAGGCCGAACACTCTCAGGAGGCTCTGGGGCGGCTGGACAACCTTCAGGAGTTCTTGAACGTAACCGCCGAGTACGATGCCTCGTCCGAAGCTCCCTCTCTGTCTGGATTCCTGGAGAGCGTGGCTCTGGTCGCTGATATCGATGCGCTGCAAGAGGCGGGGAACTCGGTCACGCTGATGACGCTGCACTCAGCGAAGGGTCTGGAATTCCCCGTTGTGTTCTTACTTGGGTTGGAAGAGGGTGTATTCCCCCACAGCCGTTCGATCAATACCGACAGCGGGCTCGAAGAGGAGCGGCGGCTTTGCTACGTGGGCATGACGCGGGCGCAGTTTGAACTGCATATGCTGTACGCACATCGGCGTTCGCTCTATGGGCAGCCCCAGTTCAACCGGCCCTCGCGGTTCCTGGAGGACATCCCCCAAGAGGCAACGACGTCATTGGTCGGCGCAGGCCCACGCTACAACCAGGAGTATCGCGAGATTCGGCAGGAGCGAAGCGGCGAATATACGGTTATCGACCGCCCGCGAAATGCGCCCACTCCCCCCACAGACGGCAGACGGCAGCTCCGGGGCCCGGACTGGAAGCCGCCGTTTGAGGTTGGGAGCCGCGTGCGTCACGGCAAGTTTGGCGTGGGTGTCGTGGTGGCTTGCGGACCGTTGAAAGACGATTGCGAAGTCACCGTCGCCTTCCCGGGCGTCATTGGAGTGAAGAAACTCGTCCAGAGTTTAGCGAAGCTGGAAAAGGCGTAG